One Microplitis demolitor isolate Queensland-Clemson2020A chromosome 2, iyMicDemo2.1a, whole genome shotgun sequence DNA segment encodes these proteins:
- the LOC103579612 gene encoding transcription initiation factor TFIID subunit 1 has protein sequence MALLDENGNKAFNLTGFMFGNIDSNGQLENNFFDDDANRHLSSLDSLGFNSVLQDVVSHEEVVGESYNYINDDEVTLENKVVNDSDNDVKLPGKSFPDASEVTEDLKLEIKEENVDVDANDKELDECHDEKLSVKTNEDKENYPFSSMLPQKYANVDVTELFPDFRPNKVLRFHKLFGAGKASSLPKVWRGAQKLKKNHQKHNEEINKCTDSDQEEKVKSKGWVMNYGPDPDPDQCASDDELKLLAPVKNEPAVTGDENAKENVKTSPAFTDWRFGPAKYWFDMIKVPETGSDFDYGFKLAKDNKLDNNKLNKIDNGEFDDDAFLMVSQLQWEDNVVWDSNDVAQEVKCKLNNKNSSAGWIPSFFNRKAQSQNQFDMSYCSSFNAKFTANKISVAEKNEQQEETFSSLFPVENDDLVYGLWENEVIWDAENMKEIPKPKILTLDLNDDNIILGIPEDVNPVKKQTETQRKAKNPLPYSKKSKTLLNQIGILNIAEESEEKTPPEPSNPTSHDPFNISNDVYYMPKEKEITLRLKTGGKNLIQHSIPVVKLSAPFIRTFMGPMKLRNFHRPPLRRFSYGPLAHPGPHPVYPLLKYIENKAAKRERERIASGGGDIFFMRTAEDLSGKDGQLILVEFSEEHPPLMNAVGMCSKIKNYYRRKVDKNQQLPNYKYGETVFTYTSPFLGALTPGQSIQTLENNMYRAPIYEHKTPQTDFLVIRTRDKYFIREIDNIFIAGQQCPLYEVPGPNSKLAVKFTRDFLLVFIYRLFWKSTDTPRKIKMEDIKRAFPLYSESSIRKRLKLCANFKRTGMYSNWWVMRSDFRLPSEEEIQAMVSPEQCCAYFSMKAAEQRLKDAGYGEKFLFATQNDDDDDLQLKMDDEIKVAPWNTSRAYIQAMEGKCLLQLTGPADPTGCGEGFSYVRMSNKPIVNKNDQEVQPKKSLIGTDADLRRLSLPNAKQILRKFGIPDKQIDQLGRWEIVDLVRTLSTEKAKAGEECESKFSRGNRFSIAEYQERYKEECQRIFNLQNSVLSSAEVLSSDENVSSDDEDDSDIEEMGKNIENILANKTTSEQLTLKQEEQERQELKQMLLDETPNTQSSKKSKIKKKDDTDSEPGERVLKINRTFRDPDGKEFTRVEIIRNTAVIDLYLKIKNTKDKKLVNDFMSLTDEQKDERRKEKRRLQERLRRIHKHEERKRKMMANNPLSADSNNSQDDSLSLQGTSKSCPVDQNNVTGPDSVNADATQVQEKKVDKQFNSDLHYHQDLVKVDGTKLKFSTKLIKQIQEENDNYNRSSKSRDPDTKFSTKKRRRNTEDTIDYNQSMTYIKPAKRRQTDPVISMSIILEKIINEVKYLPNVELFLFPVNRKLVPDYYKIIKNPIDLQTIRENIRQYKYETREKFLSDINRLVKNSSIYNGPIHPLTKTAEQILEICVQRLKEKDESLMRLEKAINPFMGDNDQVKLAFLLDDIVNRKLKTMPEFKLFLNLKKFIKNTSVIKTPVDLNTIIQKIASRDYHNRYGFLHDVKLILDNCIQQNSTFVREAELIYKVCEESLNEYDSYLTQIENNIVNKNTYWLEDKNKNSPAVKSRLKSISLSENASVKSKSDDSDFIDVVGDEESLGSAIENKMDIIEEHKFSSEETYKFMELEGISKSPDTIPEEKVDIYQDLECSDEDESEFVAGDCKEENFESIPENQIDNFQDFQFFSDNNFNLMELEVGGGNSDIMSGEEITIYQDLQCSDDDECTFVEKKVFQCIAEEKVNLLQKLEVSSEGNLGQENNKQQSYDIADGEIWF, from the exons atgGCACTACTAGATGAAAATGGTAACAAAGCTTTTAATTTAACTGGATTTATGTTCGGAAATATTGACAGCAATGGTCAGTtggagaataatttttttgatgacgATGCTAATAGACATTTGTCGTCACTTGATTCCCTGGGATTTAATTCTGTACTCCAGGATGTAGTATCACATGAAGAAGTTGTCGGTgaatcttataattatataaatgatgatgaagtgacattagaaaataaagttGTCAATGACAGTGACAATGATGTTAAATTACCGGGTAAAAGTTTTCCTGATGCGAGTGAAGTAACTGAAGATTTAAAGTTGGAAATTAAAGAGGAaaatgttgatgttgatgcaAATGATAAAGAACTTGATGAATGCCATGATGAAAAATTGTCAGTTAAAACTAATGAAGACAAAGAAAATTATCCTTTTTCTTCTATGTTACCACAAAAATATGCAAATGTTGATGTCACTGAACTATTTCCTGACTTTCGTCCTAATAAAGTTCTTAGGTTTCACAAATTATTTGGAGCGGGAAAGGCGAGCAGTTTGCCAAAGGTCTGGCGGGGAGCTCAGAAACTGAAGAAGAATCACCAAAAAcataatgaagaaataaataaatgtacggATTCAGATCAAGAAGAAAAAGTTAAGAGTAAAGGCTGGGTAATGAACTACGGACCTGATCCTGATCCTGACCAGTGTGCTTCTGATGATGAGCTTAAATTATTGGCACCTGTTAAAAATGAACCAGCAGTGACTGGTGATGAAAATGCTAAAGAAAATGTGAAGACAAGTCCAGCCTTTACGGATTGGCGGTTTGGTCCGGCAAAGTATTGGTTTGATATGATCAAAGTACCCGAGACTGGGAGTGATTTTGATTATGGATTTAAATTAGCGAAAGATAATAAGTTAGATAATAATAAGCTTAACAAAATAGACAATGGTGAGTTCGATGATGACGCATTTCTTATGGTTTCTCAGTTACAGTGGGAAGATAACGTCGTGTGGGATTCAAATGATGTAGCGCAGGAAgtaaaatgtaaattgaataataaaaatagttctGCTGGGTGGATACCTTCGTTTTTTAACAGAAAAGCTCAGTCACAGAATCAATTTGACATGAGCTATTGTTCTTCATTTAATGCTAAATTTACAGCGAACAAAATTTCTGtcgctgaaaaaaatgaacagcAAGAAGAAACTTTCAGTTCATTATTTCCGGTGGAAAATGATGACTTGGTTTATGGACTATGGGAAAATGAAGTTATTTGGGATGCTGAGAATATGAAAGAAATTCCAaagccaaaaattttaaccctGGATCTAAATGATGACAACATTATTTTAGGAATCCCGGAAGATGTCAATCCagttaaaaaacaaactgAGACTCAGCGTAAAGCTAAAAATCCACTTCCGTAttcaaagaaaagtaaaacttTACTGAATCAAATCGGTATTTTGAACATCGCTGAAGAAAGTGAGGAAAAAACGCCACCTGAACCTTCAAACCCAACTTCACATGATCCCTTTAATATCTCCAATGATGTCTACTACATGccgaaagaaaaagaaataactcTGAGACTGAAAActggcgggaaaaatttaatccaaCACAGTATTCCAGTGGTGAAACTAAGCGCGCCTTTCATTCGAACTTTCATGGGTCCCATGAAACTTAGAAACTTTCACAGACCTCCGTTGCGACGATTCAGCTATGGACCACTGGCTCATCCAGGACCGCATCCAGTCTACCCCTTGTTGAAATACATCGAAAACAAAGCAGCAAAACGTGAACGAGAGAGAATTGCCTCTGGTGGAggtgacatattttttatgcgGACTGCTGAGGATCTCAGTGGCAAAGATGGTCAGCTAATACTCGTCGAATTTTCTGAAGAACATCCACCATTGATGAATGCAGTCGGTATGTGTTcgaagattaaaaattattacagacggaaagttgataaaaatcaGCAGTTACCTAATTACAAGTACGGCGAAACTGTATTTACTTACACGAGTCCTTTTCTCGGGGCTTTGACACCCGGTCAAAGCATCCAAACGcttgaaaataatatgtacAGAGCTCCAATTTATGAACACAAGACTCCGCAAACAGACTTCTTGGTGATACGAACacgtgataaatattttatacggGAAATCGACAATATCTTCATTGCTGGGCAACAGTGTCCACTTTATGAAGTACCAGGACCGAATTCAAAGCTGGCAGTCAAATTTACCCGCGACTTTcttcttgtttttatttaccgTCTGTTTTGGAAGTCAACCGACACacctagaaaaataaaaatggaagaTATTAAACGAGCATTTCCGCTGTACAGTGAAAGCAGTATTAGAAAACGTTTAAAACTATGtgctaattttaaaagaacCGGCATGTATTCAAATTGGTGGGTGATGAGATCTGATTTTCGATTGCCTTCAGAAGAAGAAATCCAAGCGATGGTTTCTCCCGAGCAGTGCTGTGCTTATTTCAGTATGAAAGCTGCTGAACAGAGACTAAAGGACGCTGGCTATGGTGAAAAATTTCTCTTCGCAACTCAAAATGATGACGACGATGATTTGCAGCTGAAAATGGACGACGAAATCAAAGTCGCGCCCTGGAATACCTCGAGAGCGTACATCCAAGCGATGGAGGGCAAATGTCTTTTGCAGTTGACTGGTCCAGCTGACCCTACTGGTTGCGGTGAAGGATTTTCGTACGTCCGTATGTCAAATAAACCGATCGTCAATAAAAACGACCAAGAAGTGCAGCctaaaaaatcacttattgGTACGGATGCTGATTTAAGACGACTGTCGCTGCCTAATGCCAAGCAAATTCTTAGAAAATTTGGAATACCTGATAAACAGATTGATCAATTAGGCCGTTGGGAGATTGTCGATCTTGTACGGACTCTTTCGACGGAAAAAGCCAAAGCTGGGGAAGAATGCGAGTCAAAATTTTCTCGGGGTAATCGATTTTCTATTGCGGAATATCAAGAACGTTATAAAGAAGAGtgtcaaagaatttttaatctaCAAAACAGTGTACTGTCATCTGCTGAGGTACTGAGTTCTGACGAAAATGTAAGTTCGGATGATGAGGATGACTCTGATATTGAAGAAAtgggaaaaaatattgagaatatTTTGGCGAACAAAACAACTAGCGAGCAATTGACGTTGAAACAAGAAGAGCAGGAACGGCAGGAGTTGAAACAAATGTTATTGGATGAGACACCGAACACGCAaagtagtaaaaaatctaaaattaaaaagaaagatGATACAGATTCAGAACCTGGTGAACGTGTGCTGAAAATTAATCGAACTTTTCGTGATCCTGATGGCAAAGAGTTTACGCGGGTTGAAATAATTCGTAACACAGCAGTAATcgatttgtatttaaaaataaaaaataccaaggataaaaaattagtgaatgATTTTATGTCACTTACTGATGAACAAAAAGACGAACGAAGGAAAGAGAAGAGAAGACTTCAAGAAAGGTTGAGAAGAATTCATAAACATGAAGAACGAAAAAGAAAGATGATGGCTAATAATCCACTTTCTgctgattcaaataattctcAGGATGATTCATTGTCATTGCAGGGAACAAGTAAATCTTGTCCTGTAGATCAAAATAACGTTACAGGTCCAGATTCAGTGAATGCTGACGCGACTCaagtacaagaaaaaaaagttgacaaaCAATTTAATAGTGATCTTCATTACCATCAAGATCTTGTAAAAGTCGACGGTACtaaactcaaattttcaaCTAAACTTATCAAG CAAATACAAGAAGAGAATGATAATTACAATCGCTCATCAAAATCTAGAGATCCTGATACGAAATTCAGCACGAAAAAACGTCGAAGAAACACTGAAGATACTATTGATTACAATCAATCAATGACATATATAAAGCCAGCAAAAAGAAGACAAACTGATCCTGTTATTTCGATGTCAATaatactggaaaaaattatcaatgaagttaaatatttacccAACGTTGAACTATTTTTGTTTCCTGTCAATAGaaag CTTGTTCCCGActactataaaataataaaaaacccAATCGACCTACAAACAATTCGAGAAAATATACGACAGTACAAATATGAAACTAGAGAAAAGTTTCTCAGCGATATCAACCGTCTTGTTAAAAACTCATCAATTTACAATGGACCGATCCACCCACTGACTAAAACAGCAGAACAGATACTTGAAATTTGCGTGCAAAGACTCAAAGAAAAGGATGAGTCTCTTATGAGACTTGAGAAAGCAATAAATCCATTCATGGGCGACAATGATCAAGTCAAACTTGCGTTTCTTCTCGATGATATCGTCAATAGAAAACTGAAGACTATGccagagtttaaattatttcttaatctTAAGAAGTTTATTAAGAACACTAGTGTTATCAAAACGCCAGTGGATTTGAATaccataattcaaaaaattgcttCCAGAGATTATCATAATCGCTACGGATTTCTTCatgatgtaaaattaattttagataattgCATTCAACAAAATTCGACATTTGTACGGGAAgcagaattaatttataaagtttgcGAAGAATCATTGAATGAATACGATTCCTATCTCACgcaaatagaaaataatatagtaaataaaaatacctatTGGCtggaagataaaaataaaaattccccaGCAGTTAAATCGAGATTAAAAAGTATCAGCTTATCTGAGAATGCTTCCGTAAAATCTAAATCAGATGATAGCGATTTCATTGATGTCGTTGGTGACGAAGAAAGCCTGGGATCTgccattgaaaataaaatggataTCATTGAAGAGCACAAATTTTCTAGTGAagaaacatataaatttatggaaTTGGAGGGCATCAGCAAAAGCCCGGACACAATTCCTGAGGAAAAAGTTGACATTTATCAAGATCTTGAATGTTCTGATGAAGATGAAAGTGAATTTGTTGCTGGTGATTGTAAAGAAGAAAACTTTGAGAGTATTCCTGAGAATCAGATTGATAATTTCCaagattttcaatttttcagtgataataatttcaatttaatggAACTTGAGGTCGGTGGTGGAAACTCGGATATTATGTCTGGAGAagaaattactatttatcaaGATCTTCAGTGCTCTGATGATGATGAATGCACTTTTGTTGAGAAAAAAGTCTTCCAATGTATTGCCGAAGAAAAAGTAAATCTCCTTCAAAAACTTGAAGTTTCTAGTGAGGGTAATTTAGGACAGGAAAATAATAAGCAGCAATCTTATGATATCGCAGATGGCgaaatttggttttaa
- the LOC103579614 gene encoding WD repeat-containing protein 75, which translates to MKEKMTRKSSNHNDSRIDDLVVKRKGGGSIIDHRPLFSNDGEILYVVWKQIIRAYSTQTGDFVRELEPAESKITGIASTENNNTIIGCTENGVLINWDSHGLITKNLKLKTHKNIKIKSFNIVNYINVKGNATQQALITYYVKPTNTIYLVLFDLENGNDIKSTSIRATSEDYSIDIIGNYGNNLIALAQDLDLHILQPSRNLSGKLHKIGFGGRKFTCVAGHPEEDCVATGDSSGRVAVWRNLFANRATNGSYHWHTLPVTEVVFSRTGGHMYSGGSECVLVKWTLSNPHQKNFLPRLPAPIKHLTIAPNNLYVAVSTLDNGIIVVNPQRKLTAVIQNFTWGVGVSQKDLFPAGLTLDPRTGSLVLNSRTGHVQFFDTQTKSLLYNVNITAQNFLTQERSVVIVNTEVTKIALNYDGSWMATIEERDDKISCPEVRLKFWKFDTEKQVFALNTSIELPHEYGVNALKFQSRKSLDEEDVLAVTTGEDDKFKLWNLSQPSSIYQKSRHWQCYGVGTYRGLPVSDAGFSQDGSLLGVGFGSSLTIWTPDSNNLKCSLTNSRYPQEIKRIEFGKFEACHLVIAASCEHIAVWNLLTLSIIWSVPLKIKTLTADSQSAFMATFTEDNTLYVFTPLNSTPVYTRKNILEYDNSVLAASFVPHPCEKRLPSYQKWQRKSQLFFLDSNQELLTLESESEASISLENLIGNGLPATAFSSMIAEQTTSNVERESSFFHDQFNTSKKSIAEELLSISPHTLPSKKILYGPFVLSFKAHIAQKVKVQEEKPSGEDIETVNDESTAEESDDENKSISKSEDSSTKDIKLTNQHNIKNDTNDNDDEEFENNPNLVSYDWTCVADIYSNETL; encoded by the exons atgAAGGAAAAAATGACGAGGAAGTCATCGAATCATAATGATAGTAGAATTGATGATCTTGTGGTTAAGAGAAAAGGCGGTGGAAGTATTATTGATCATCGTCCACTTTTTTCCAATGACGGAGA aatattGTATGTAGTATGGAAGCAAATCATCAGAGCGTACAGTACTCAGACAGGCGATTTCGTTCGCGAATTAGAACCAGCAGAAAGCAAAATTACTGGAATAGCatcaactgaaaataataacacgATTATTGGTTGTACTGAAAATGGTGTCCTAATAAACTGGGATTCTCATGGACTTATTACTAAAAACTtg AAACTCAAAACTcacaaaaacataaaaataaagagcTTTAATATTGTCAATTACATCAATGTAAAAGGAAATGCTACACAGCAAGCTCTTATTACGTATTATGTGAAACCTACCAATACGATTTACTTGGTTCTTTTTGATTTAGAAAATGGAAATGATATAAAGTCTACTAGTATTCg TGCCACTTCTGAAGATTATTCCATAGACATAATAGGAAATTatggaaataatttgatagcacTGGCCCAAGATCTTGATCTACATATTTTACAACCATCGAGAAATTTAAGTGGGAAATT GCATAAAATAGGTTTTGGTGGTCGTAAATTTACATGTGTTGCTGGTCATCCCGAAGAAGATTGTGTTGCGACAGGTGATTCTAGTGGAAGAGTTGCAGTATGgagaaatttatttgctaATAGAGCAACAAATGGTTCTTATCATTGGCACACTTTACCAGTTACGGAAGTCGTTTTCAGTAGAACTG gTGGTCATATGTACTCTGGAGGAAGTGAATGCGTACTTGTAAAATGGACTCTGTCTAACcctcatcaaaaaaattttcttcctcGACTTCCTGCTCCAATAAAACATCTCACAATAGCCCCTAACAATCTGTACGTCGCTGTTTCTACTCTGGACAACGGAATCATTGTCGTTAATCCTCAGAGAAAGCTTACGGcagtaattcaaaattttacttggGGTGTTGGTGTATCGCAAAAAGATCTTTTTCCAGCTGGACTTACTCTGGATCCACGAACAGGAAGTTTAGTGCTCAACAGTCGAACTGGACATGTTCAATTCTTTGACACTCAAACTAAAAGCTTACTCTATAAT GTCAACATCAcagctcaaaattttttgactcaagAGCGTAGTGTGGTAATTGTTAACACAGAAGTCACAAAAATAGCATTAAATTACGACGGGTCATGGATGGCGACTATTGAAGAACGTGATGACAAAATATCTTGCCCGGAAGTCAGATTAAAATTCTGGAAATTTGATACTGAAAAACAAgt ATTTGCATTGAATACTTCCATTGAACTTCCTCATGAATACGGAGTTAATGCGCTAAAATTTCAATCAAGAAAATCATTAGACGAAGAAGATGTTTTAGCAGTAACTACTGGCGAAGACGATAAATTCAAGTTATGGAATTTATCACAACCATCATCTATTtacc aGAAAAGTAGACACTGGCAATGTTATGGAGTTGGTACATATCGAGGATTACCAGTATCTGATGCTGGATTTTCTCAGGATGGTTCTCTTCTTGGTGTTGGTTTTGGTTCCAGTCTCACAATCTGGACTCCTGactcgaataatttaaaatgtagtCTAACAAATAGTCGTTACCCTCAAGAaatcaa gcGCATAGAGTTCGGAAAATTTGAAGCTTGTCATCTAGTAATCGCTGCGTCGTGTGAACACATAGCAGTTTGGAATCTTCTAACTCTCAGTATCATCTGGAGTGTTCCCTTGAAGATTAAAACCCTCACCGCAGATTCACAGTCAGCTTTCATGGCAACATTTACCGAAGACAATACTCTCTATGTATTTACTCCGCTCAATTCGACTCCCGTTTACAcgaggaaaaatattttagaatacGACAATTCAGTATTGGCCGCAAGTTTCGTTCCCCATCCTTGCGAAAAACGACTCCCTAGTTATCAAAAGTGGCAACGAAAATCTCAGCTATTTTTTTTGGACTCCAATCAAGAACTTTTGACTCTCGAGTCGGAGTCTGAAGCATCGATTTCCCtggaaaatttaataggaAATGGGTTACCGGCAACGGCCTTTAGCAGTATGATTGCTGAACAGACGACTAGTAATGTCGAACGTGAATCATCATTCTTTCACGATCAATTTAATACttcgaaaaaaagtattgctGAAGAG CTGCTGTCAATCTCACCGCACACACTGCCTTCTAAGAAGATACTGTATGGACCTTTTGTCTTGTCATTCAAAGCTCATATCGCACAGAAAGTCAAAGTTCAAGAGGAAAAACCTTCAGG gGAAGACATTGAAACAGTTAATGATGAAAGTACTGCTGAAGAAAgtgatgatgaaaataaaagtatatcaAAATCCGAAGATTCCTCGACAAAAGATATCAAATTGACTAACCagcataatattaaaaatgatactaATGACAATGATGATGAGGAATTCGAAAACAATCCAAATCTTGTCAGTTATGACTGGACATGCGTGGCTGATATTTATTCCAATGAAACATTGTGA
- the LOC103579615 gene encoding uncharacterized LOC103579615, which yields MSFDFRSIITTEDVNTVAKKAIGKHAQVLKYSIHAYSEEKIGFLSSHLRLDITVKNDINFDNSLIKKSFFVKSVPYDYPDQASYIKDTEVFRQETGFFKDLVPKMSIEYTGDTWGPRCYLIKADALVLEDLKLQGFKMHPEKLLSEDLIKSGLQALANLHASSLVTEKQLGRPLIDVYPHVIEQNYFLKTGNQYRWYCAGVDLAIKIAEDMNLDTRFISDTCEKVFEAIKPSPTKRNVISHGDLWSNNLMFDDSTPPRCRIIDFQLIRYSPLAADVALFLYLCASRKFRDAKTGEMMKYYYDNLIKCLKMNPVIEEYPSWEEIVDGYEEQKLGAVITATLYFPTTLLDSKLGAKIMNNAESYSKFRYEDRRDIVTEIMKRNSEYNSILKDIVEELVELSLKLNSVPVPN from the coding sequence ATGTCTTTCGACTTCCGCAGCATCATAACGACCGAAGATGTCAATACTGTTGCAAAAAAAGCCATCGGTAAACACGCGCAAGTCTTAAAGTACTCGATTCACGCTTATTCAGAAgaaaaaattggatttttgTCTTCACACTTGCGCTTGGACATAACAGTAAAAAACGACATTAATTTCGAcaattctttaattaaaaaaagtttctttgtCAAATCTGTACCATACGATTACCCGGATCAAGCTTCTTACATAAAAGACACGGAAGTGTTCCGTCAAGAGACGGGATTTTTTAAAGACCTGGTGCCGAAGATGTCGATTGAATATACGGGAGATACTTGGGGTCCGCGGTGTTATTTGATAAAAGCTGATGCATTGGTACTCGAAGATCTGAAATTACAAGGGTTCAAAATGCACccggaaaaattattgagcgaAGATTTGATAAAGTCTGGGTTACAAGCACTGGCGAATCTTCACGCATCTTCTCTGGTGACTGAAAAACAGCTGGGACGACCGCTTATTGATGTCTACCCTCATGTTATAGAGCAAAATTACTTTCTTAAAACCGGAAATCAGTACCGGTGGTACTGCGCTGGTGTAGATCTCGCGATTAAAATTGCAGAAGATATGAACTTGGACACGAGATTCATTTCTGATACTTgtgaaaaagtatttgaagCTATAAAACCTTCGCCGACTAAACGTAATGTTATAAGTCATGGAGATTTGTGGTCTAATAACCTCATGTTTGATGATTCGACACCGCCGCGTTGTCGTATAATTGACTTTCAACTTATCCGATACTCCCCGCTGGCAGCAGACGTTGCTCTGTTTCTTTATCTCTGCGCTTCTCGCAAATTTCGTGATGCTAAAACTGGGGAAATGATGAAATACTACTATGATAATTTGATAAAGTGTTTGAAGATGAACCCAGTTATAGAAGAATATCCCTCGTGGGAAGAAATAGTTGATGGGTATGAAGAACAAAAACTTGGCGCTGTTATCACAGCAACGCTTTACTTTCCGACTACTCTTCTTGATAGTAAACTTGGCGCTAAAATAATGAACAATGCAGAGAGCTACAGTAAATTCAGGTATGAAGACAGAAGAGATATCGTTACGGAAATTATGAAGAGAAATTCGGAGTATAACTCAATTCTCAAAGACATTGTTGAGGAATTGGTTGAGTTATCGCTGAAACTCAACTCTGTGCCTGTACCTAATTAA
- the LOC103579617 gene encoding pickpocket protein 19 — MNEIKKTINKNKSKKKKKNNKKKTKSSLGIWKVIKTFFLNSSVHGIRYLVEDDLHWTERLFWIVACGFSWWLCTSLILSIIEEFVTRKVAITMVTDYLNWEISFPALHFCFSFSSRAKDYATKVTGTNARKAHTLSRLSHWTRMGYDAALKVPLTSEELGELENQITPNCKDIFGVCIWNDRAVDCCKLFFPLSTNLGRCLSFNSFLSKLPDDPSLPKFVMNHHKKRARLIIYPNKTDFWLSSNPFFNLMLTNQFEYPNQKGGRDTFLTVQWSQPSPTIWDISQVPTYNDAGVKSLSIADRQCRLPTETHDSFLLKTYNYHGCMVESQMKKFNDTCGCVGHIFPPSDTFRICNYTELKCGFVNKEAIAHIENPDCLPDCEDIVINHEHNTLDDENIPDWAVTKLEFNMLPGPVKRYERYTVHSMLDVIVSVGSALGLFVGASVLSIVEIPYWLFLRRDAD; from the exons ATGAACGAAATTAAaaagacaattaataaaaataagagcaaaaagaagaagaagaataatAAGAAGAAAACTAAAAGCAGTTTGGGTATTTGGAAAgtgataaaaacattttttttgaattcgaGTGTACATGGAATTAGATATTTGGTTGAAGATGATTTGCATTGGACAGAAAG gcTATTTTGGATAGTAGCCTGTGGTTTTAGTTGGTGGCTCTGTACTTCATTGATTTTGAGCATAATTGAAGAATTTGTGACACGTAAAGTTGCAATTACAATGGttactgattatttaaattgggAGATTAGTTTTCCTGCTcttcatttttgtttttctttcagTTCAAGAGCAAAAGATTACGCGaccaa AGTTACAGGCACTAATGCTCGCAAAGCTCATACTTTAAGCCGTTTGAGCCATTGGACAAGAATGGGATACGATGCAGCATTAAAAGTACCATTAACATCTGAAGAACTTGGAGAACTAGAAAACCAG attacACCCAACTGCAAAGATATTTTTGGCGTTTGTATTTGGAATGATAGAGCAGTTGACTgctgcaaattattttttccactatCAACGAATCTCGGTCGCTGTCTTTCATTTAATAGTTTTCTTTCAAAACTTCCTGACGATCCCAGCTTACCTAAATTCGTAATGAATCATCATAAAAAACGGGcaagattaataatttacccCAATAAAACAGACTTCTGGTTGTCATCAAACCCTTTTTTcaac TTAATGCTCACGAATCAATTCGAGTATCCGAATCAAAAAGGAGGTCGGGATACGTTTCTGACCGTGCAATGGAGCCAACCGAGCCCGACAATCTGGGATATATCTCAAGTGCCGACGTACAATGATGCTGGGGTCAAGTCATTGTCGATTGCTGATCGTCAATGCAGATTGCCTACGGAAACTCACGACTCATTTCTTCTGAAAACTTACAATTATCACGGGTGTATGGTAGAAagtcaaatgaaaaaatttaatgatacttGCGGCTGCGTAGGTCATATATTCCCACCTTCGGACACGTTTCGTATTTGCAATTACACTGAACTTAAATGCGGATTCGTCAATAAAGAAGCTATCGCTCATATAGAAAACCCAGACTGTCTACCAGATTGTGAAGACATTGTTATTAATCATGAACACAATACTTTGGATGATGAAAATATACCAGATTGGGCGGTCACTAAACTAGAGTTCAATATGTTACCTGGACCGGTAAAACGCTATGAACGTTATACAGTTCATTCAATGCTTGATGTTATTG TTTCAGTAGGAAGTGCTTTGGGTCTTTTTGTCGGCGCCAGTGTCCTCAGCATCGTTGAAATTCCATACTGGCTTTTTTTACGTCGCGATGCAGATTAA